In the Deltaproteobacteria bacterium genome, one interval contains:
- a CDS encoding TRIC cation channel family protein, translated as YADAVGLAGFTVIGFQRGLQETHAYSIGIVMGVTTGVVGGILRDVLSREIPLIFRREVYASASLCGAVLLAFLYHLRLPSFIIVLVATSVTLVSRLAALHWNLALPTLWLKEGGENATESGPKAGADD; from the coding sequence TATGCGGATGCGGTTGGCCTCGCGGGTTTCACGGTCATAGGGTTTCAGAGGGGACTCCAGGAAACGCATGCGTACAGTATCGGAATCGTCATGGGCGTGACTACGGGCGTGGTTGGCGGCATCCTTCGTGACGTGCTTTCGAGGGAGATACCGCTGATTTTTCGCCGGGAAGTCTATGCATCGGCGAGCTTATGTGGCGCGGTTCTGCTTGCGTTCCTGTATCATCTTCGGTTGCCAAGTTTTATCATCGTGTTGGTAGCCACCTCGGTCACTTTAGTGAGTCGGCTTGCCGCTCTGCACTGGAATCTGGCTCTGCCGACCCTCTGGCTCAAAGAAGGCGGAGAAAATGCGACGGAAAGCGGACCAAAGGCTGGAGCGGACGATTGA
- a CDS encoding pyridoxamine 5'-phosphate oxidase family protein, with protein sequence MIPEKLREVLKHDGVVAIATLGQDGPHMVNTWNSYIKITNDERLLIPAGYMQVTEANIATNNNVLITMGSSKVAGKNGPGTGFLIKGTAAFITSGPDFDTIKAKFSWARAALAITILSATQTL encoded by the coding sequence ATGATTCCGGAAAAACTGCGGGAAGTACTGAAACATGATGGGGTGGTTGCCATTGCAACTTTAGGACAGGATGGACCACACATGGTTAACACATGGAACAGTTATATAAAGATTACCAATGATGAGCGTTTATTGATTCCTGCCGGTTACATGCAAGTAACGGAGGCTAATATTGCAACAAACAATAACGTGCTAATCACAATGGGTAGTAGCAAGGTCGCTGGGAAAAACGGCCCTGGCACTGGCTTCCTCATCAAGGGCACAGCGGCCTTTATAACCTCCGGCCCTGATTTTGATACAATTAAGGCAAAATTTTCATGGGCAAGGGCCGCATTGGCAATTACAATACTCTCTGCCACTCAGACTTTATAG